The Carboxydothermus pertinax DNA window TAGCCCGTCGACTTTACCGCGGTTTTTGCACACTCTGGATGGAGCTTATGTAACTGCGGCCTTCTTTGTTATGGGCGTAAGTGCTTACTATCTCTTGCGCAAGAAAAATGTGGAAATTGCCAGGCCGTCGTTAAGAGTGGGTATTATCTTTGGACTTATCTTTGCCCTTCTGCAGATTTATTTCGGCGATATTCACGCCAAGCAAGTGGCAGTAACTCAACCGGCTAAGTTAGCTGCCTTTGAAGGCATCTGGGAGACCAAAGAAAAAGCTCCCCTCCTTATTTTAGGTTGGCCGGATACCAAAAACGAGAAAAATGCCTTTGAAATAGGAGTTCCGGGTCTTTTAAGCTACCTTGCCCACGGTGATGTAAATCAGCCAGTAAAGGGTATTAAAGAGTTTCCCCAGGAGGAACGGCCGCCAATACTGCCAACTTTCCTTTCCTTCCATTTGATGGTAGGTCTTGGGATTTTAATGGCAATAGCCCTTTTGTGGGCGGTGGTGGAGCTTATCCGGGGTAAAATTTACAATAACCAGTTGCTTTTAAAACTCCTCCTTTACTTTATTCCTCTTCCCTATATTGCCAATGAATTGGGGTGGATAACCGCCGAAGTCGGGCGCCAGCCCTGGATTGTTTACGGTCTTTTAAAAACTTCCGATGCGGTCTCGAAGCTTGATGCCGCGCAGTTAGTATTAACTAATTTATTATTCATAGCTGTGTACCTTTTCCTGGGTGGGTTAATGATATACCTGATGGTGCGGACGGTTAAGGCCCATAATGAAAATGCCGTGGGTGTAGCGGATAAGGAGGTGGCGTAGGGTGGATTTAAATACCGTTTGGTTTTTGCTGGTTGGCGTATTGATTATCGGGTATGCCCTCTTGGATGGTTTTGATCTGGGCGTGGGTAGTTTATTTTACGTTCTGGGGAAAACCGATAAGGAAAGAAAAATTTTAATCAATGCTATTGGTCCGGTATGGGACGGCAACGAAGTTTGGCTTTTAACCGGTGGCGGAGCGCTTTTTGCTGCTTTTCCTCTGGTGTATGCGTCGGTGTTTAGCGGTTTTTACCTGGCTATGATGCTGGTACTGTTTGCTTTGATTTTCCGGGCGGTAGCGGTGGAATACTATTTTAAAGTCGATACCCCGGGACTGCAAAAGCTAATGGGCGGCTTATTTTTCCTGGGAAGTTTCTTACCGGCCCTGCTTTTTGGAGTGGCGGTAGGAAATGTGGTTTACGGTATACCTTTGGATGCTGAGCAAAATTACGCCGGTACCTTTTTTGGCCTTTTAAAACCTTTTGCCCTGTGCTTTGGGATCGTTGGGCTTTTTGCTTTCCTGCTGCAGGGGGCGGCCTATGCTGCGTTAAAAACCGAAGGTGACCAGCAAAAGAGAGCTCAGGAATTCAGCAAAAATTTTGCTTTGATTTTACTGGTATTGTGGCTGATAGGTGGGATTTACAGTAAAATGGCCGCACCGCATTTGTGGGAGAATTATCAAAAATTACCCCTTTTATATGTTTTGCCGCTTTTAACCTTAGTATCCCTCATCCTTATCCCGGGCTGGGTACGGAAAAACGCTTATCAGAAGGTGTTTACCGCCACATCTATAGCTTTTGCCACGATGATTTTAACCGTGGCGGCGGGGCTTTATCCCAACTGGGTTATTGCTACTGAGCCGGCGAAAAACTTGACTATTTATAATGCTTCTTCCTCACCTTTAACCTTAAAGGTCATGCTGATTATCGCATTAATCGGTGTACCGATTGTGCTCCTATATACCATCTACGCATACCGGGTTTTTCGGGGAAAAGCGACACCCGAGCAGAAGGGATATTAAAGGTAAAACGGTAGCCCTGCGGCTACCGTTTTTCGCTTAAAGTGGTAAAATTTAAAGAAAAAACCGGAGACGGATATGGTGGAAAAGAGATTAAATCAGGAAGGGTTAAAATTTAAAGGCTATTTAATCGAACTTGCCCTGGCTTCGCTCATAAGCGGTGGTTTGGTCATAGCCCAGGCTTATTTTCTGGCGTATATCGTTAATGGGGCGTTTTTAGCTAAAAAAGGGTTAAAAGAACTTTGGCCTTATTTCCTGGCTTTGTTTTTAATTATTACTTTAAGATTTACTGCAGGCTATTTCGGGGAAAAAGTAGGGACCAGGCTTTCCGCTAAAGTTACCGGAAGTTTACGGGAAAGGCTTTTGCTAAAAATATCAGCTTTGGGCACAAAACTTCTCTTGCCGGAAAAAACCGGAGAGCTTTTAACGCTGGTATTAGAGGGGGTGGAAAATCTCGAGGTCTACTATGCCCGGTATCTTCCGCAACTAATAAGCGCCGGGATCATACCTTTGATGATTTTGGTAGTGGTTCTAACCCATGACCTTATCTCCGGAATAATTATGCTGCTAACCGCTCCGCTAATTCCCGTTTTTATGATGCTAATTGGCAGTTTTGCCGAGAAACTGGCTCAAAAACAGTGGGTGACTTTATCCCGCTTAAGCGGCAGGTTTTTTGAACTTTTACAGGGGATAGCCGACCTTAAGGCTTTTGGCCAGAGTAAAAACCAGGTAGAAGAACTTAAAAAAAGCGGAATAGCCTTTCGGGATGCCACGATGGAGGTTTTGCGGGTTGCTTTTTTATCTGCCCTTATGCTGGAAATCCTTGCCACTATCAGCACGGCGATGGTGGCGGTGGAAGTGGGTTTAAGGCTTTTATATGGAAAAATGGAGTTTATTGTTGCATTTTTTACCTTACTCCTGGCACCGGAATATTATTTACCCCTTAGAAATCTTGGCAGTAGTTTTCATTCCGGACGAACGGCGATGGCTTCTTCCCATAAGCTCTGGGAGGTACTGGACCAAAAAGAAAATAAGGTTTTTGTAAACAAACGCTCCATTACCTGGAATTCACCGCCGGAAATTATTTTTCAGGAGATAAGTCATAGCTTTTCTCCTGGGAAAGAGGTTCTGAAAAAAATTAATCTTACCATTAAGCCGTATGAAAAAGTTGCTTTAATCGGTCCCAGCGGTGCGGGCAAGTCTACTTTGGTAAAGCTTCTGTTGGGACTTGAGCGGCCAGCAAGGGGCGAAATTTTAATAAATGAGGTCCCCCTTTATGAGCTTTCGGAGCAAGACTGGTATGGCCAGGTAAGTTATCTTTCCCAATCGCCGTTTATTTTCCCCGGAACTATTGCGGAAAATATTGCTTTGGGGAAAAAGGACGCAGGTTTAGAAGAAATTAAACGGGCGGCAATTTTGGCCCGGGCCCACCCGTTTATCGCTGCCCTTCCGGAGGGTTATAATACGGTAATCGGTGAGGGGGGGCGGGGGTTATCGGTCGGTGAACGCCAGCGAATTGCCTTAGCCCGGGTGTTTTTAAAAGATGCCAAGATAGTAATTTTAGATGAACCTACCGCCGGCCTTGACTATAAAACCGAAGAAATCTTAGAAAAAGTAATCAAAAAGCTTGCGGAAAACCGGACGGTAATCATGATTGCCCATCGGCTTTCGACTGTTTACCAGGCCGATAAAATTGTTCTTTTAAACCAGGGAGAAGTAGCGGGAATAGGAAGGCATGAAGAGCTTTTTCAGGAAAACCAATTTTACCGGCAATTACTAAAAGCTTACCGGGGTGAAGTATGAAAGAGTTAGCTAAAATTTTAAGGAGTGATTTAAAAGAGGTACTGCTGGCAGTTACCCTTGGGGTCCTGGCGGTGTTAAGCAGTATTGGCTTATTTGCTACGTCAGCTTATCTTATTGCAAAAGCTGCTTTAAGGCCTCCTGCTTATACTTTAACCTTAGCGATTGTGGGAGTCAGGTTTTTCGGGCTTTCCCGGGCAGTTTTTCGCTATTTGGAGCGCTACTTTTCCCACAAGACTACTTTTAACTTTTTAGCCCAGATTCGCATATTTTTTTACGAAAAAATTGAACCCAAAGCCCCTGCTATTTTGCAAAAAGTAAGGACCACCGATTTACTGGCCCGGATGGTGGCGGATATCGAGAGCCTGCAGAACTTTTTCCTGCGGGTGGTTTATCCCTATTTGGTAATGTTTATTGTTTTCCTTTTGATTGCGAGTTTTTTAAAAAGTTTTTCTTTTTGGTTTTCCTTGCTCCTTTTTATGGGCTTTATAACTGGTAGTGTTTTAATTCCAGTTATCTTTGGGAAGAAAAGTTTAGAATTGGGGAAAAAACTGAGAACCCAGCGGGCAGCTTTATCCAATTGCTTGGGGGAACTTATCGCGGGGTATATTGACTTAAAAACTACCAATAGTTTAACAGACAAAGTTTTAAAAGTAGAAAAGCTTTCCCAAAAACTTTTGGTTTTTCGCCAAAAAGCGGCTTTACTTAACGCTCTTTCTGAAAGCGGGTTTTTGCTTTTAAGCCATGTTACTGGTTTTTTGGCGTTAATTCTGGCAGTGTATTTAAGTTCGGAGGGAAAACTTGCGGGAGTTTTAATGGCACTGGTGGTTTTAACGGTTCAAACTTCTTTTGAAGCCCTTTTTCCAGCGGCTTCTGCCCGGCAGTACTGGGAAGAAAACAAGGAAAGTGCCCAGCGGGTATTTTCTTTAATAAACGAGCCCCCGCCGGTTATTGAAGGAGTGGGAAAGAGTACCTTACCCTTAAGCCATTCCTTGGAGTTTAAAGAGGTGAGTTTAATTTATCCGGGAAATTCAAAGCCTTCCTTAGAAAGGGTAAGCTTTTCCCTGGCCCAAGGGCAAAAGATAGCGGTGGTTGGGCCCAGTGGGTCAGGAAAAAGCAGCATTATAAAGCTACTCCTTCGCTTTTATGATTATGAGGGGGAAATTCTCCTTGGGGGCGAAGATTTAAAAGGTTTTGCGCCGGAAGCGGTTCGCACCCTTTTTGGGGTAGTAAGCCAGGAAAGTTTTATTTTTAATACTACCCTGGAGGAAAATTTACGGGTGGCAAAACCCGGCGCATCTCGGGAAGAGCTTCTGGAAGTATTACAAAAAGTAAACCTAACTCACCTGGCTCTTTCCCTGGAAGTAGGGGAGCGGGGAGAGCGTTTGTCCGGGGGAGAAAGACAAAGACTTCTTTTGGCCAGGCTTCTTTTAAAAGATGCGCCAATTTGGCTTTTAGATGAGCCAACGACGGGTCTTGATGCATTAACGGAGAAAGAGGTTTTAGAAAATCTCTGGGATGTGGCTTTGGGAAAGACCGTGCTTTATATCACCCACCGCTTGGTGGGGTTAGAAAAAATGGATGAAATCTTGGTAATGGAACAGGGGAAAATTGTGGAAAAGGGAAATTATGCCGAGATTTTTAAACGCAGGATTTAAAATCGGAAAATGTATTTCGG harbors:
- the cydB gene encoding cytochrome d ubiquinol oxidase subunit II; the protein is MDLNTVWFLLVGVLIIGYALLDGFDLGVGSLFYVLGKTDKERKILINAIGPVWDGNEVWLLTGGGALFAAFPLVYASVFSGFYLAMMLVLFALIFRAVAVEYYFKVDTPGLQKLMGGLFFLGSFLPALLFGVAVGNVVYGIPLDAEQNYAGTFFGLLKPFALCFGIVGLFAFLLQGAAYAALKTEGDQQKRAQEFSKNFALILLVLWLIGGIYSKMAAPHLWENYQKLPLLYVLPLLTLVSLILIPGWVRKNAYQKVFTATSIAFATMILTVAAGLYPNWVIATEPAKNLTIYNASSSPLTLKVMLIIALIGVPIVLLYTIYAYRVFRGKATPEQKGY
- the cydC gene encoding thiol reductant ABC exporter subunit CydC; the encoded protein is MKELAKILRSDLKEVLLAVTLGVLAVLSSIGLFATSAYLIAKAALRPPAYTLTLAIVGVRFFGLSRAVFRYLERYFSHKTTFNFLAQIRIFFYEKIEPKAPAILQKVRTTDLLARMVADIESLQNFFLRVVYPYLVMFIVFLLIASFLKSFSFWFSLLLFMGFITGSVLIPVIFGKKSLELGKKLRTQRAALSNCLGELIAGYIDLKTTNSLTDKVLKVEKLSQKLLVFRQKAALLNALSESGFLLLSHVTGFLALILAVYLSSEGKLAGVLMALVVLTVQTSFEALFPAASARQYWEENKESAQRVFSLINEPPPVIEGVGKSTLPLSHSLEFKEVSLIYPGNSKPSLERVSFSLAQGQKIAVVGPSGSGKSSIIKLLLRFYDYEGEILLGGEDLKGFAPEAVRTLFGVVSQESFIFNTTLEENLRVAKPGASREELLEVLQKVNLTHLALSLEVGERGERLSGGERQRLLLARLLLKDAPIWLLDEPTTGLDALTEKEVLENLWDVALGKTVLYITHRLVGLEKMDEILVMEQGKIVEKGNYAEIFKRRI
- a CDS encoding cytochrome ubiquinol oxidase subunit I, giving the protein MDLTALSRLQFTITAIFHFFYVPLTLGLAVLIAYMEYKFWRTNDKAWDKMARFWTKLFAVNFAVGVASGITMEFQFGTNWADYSRFVGDIFGAPLAAEGVFAFFLESTFIGLLLFGRDKISRGMRFLSAVLVAFGTNLSAFWIIAANSWQQTPAGYKLEGGRAILTSFKEAVFSPSTLPRFLHTLDGAYVTAAFFVMGVSAYYLLRKKNVEIARPSLRVGIIFGLIFALLQIYFGDIHAKQVAVTQPAKLAAFEGIWETKEKAPLLILGWPDTKNEKNAFEIGVPGLLSYLAHGDVNQPVKGIKEFPQEERPPILPTFLSFHLMVGLGILMAIALLWAVVELIRGKIYNNQLLLKLLLYFIPLPYIANELGWITAEVGRQPWIVYGLLKTSDAVSKLDAAQLVLTNLLFIAVYLFLGGLMIYLMVRTVKAHNENAVGVADKEVA
- the cydD gene encoding thiol reductant ABC exporter subunit CydD, encoding MVEKRLNQEGLKFKGYLIELALASLISGGLVIAQAYFLAYIVNGAFLAKKGLKELWPYFLALFLIITLRFTAGYFGEKVGTRLSAKVTGSLRERLLLKISALGTKLLLPEKTGELLTLVLEGVENLEVYYARYLPQLISAGIIPLMILVVVLTHDLISGIIMLLTAPLIPVFMMLIGSFAEKLAQKQWVTLSRLSGRFFELLQGIADLKAFGQSKNQVEELKKSGIAFRDATMEVLRVAFLSALMLEILATISTAMVAVEVGLRLLYGKMEFIVAFFTLLLAPEYYLPLRNLGSSFHSGRTAMASSHKLWEVLDQKENKVFVNKRSITWNSPPEIIFQEISHSFSPGKEVLKKINLTIKPYEKVALIGPSGAGKSTLVKLLLGLERPARGEILINEVPLYELSEQDWYGQVSYLSQSPFIFPGTIAENIALGKKDAGLEEIKRAAILARAHPFIAALPEGYNTVIGEGGRGLSVGERQRIALARVFLKDAKIVILDEPTAGLDYKTEEILEKVIKKLAENRTVIMIAHRLSTVYQADKIVLLNQGEVAGIGRHEELFQENQFYRQLLKAYRGEV